One stretch of Nesterenkonia halotolerans DNA includes these proteins:
- a CDS encoding amidohydrolase family protein, translated as MRYRSAIDLSTIEAVDTHVHLEMDSSGHRALPEVFFEASAKYFKTAERTPSIDRIAEVYRGHRMAAVVFTVDARTQLQHAPNSIDDLVAGCLRNNDVLLPFGSVDPWLGAEAITEAQRQAEELGVRGFKFHPTVQGFDPSDPQHYPLWEALEEIGLPLIFHTGQNGMGAGTPGGGGLKLKYSNPLLLDDVAADFPQLPIIMAHPSVPWQDEAISIATHKSNVYIDLSGWSPKYFPQALVRSANNILSAKLLFGTDYPLITPEKWLTAFADLPIKDEVRPQILKHNAVTLLGLDAPTGADHA; from the coding sequence ATGCGATACCGATCAGCCATTGATCTGAGCACCATCGAAGCGGTGGACACCCATGTCCACCTGGAGATGGACTCCAGCGGGCATCGGGCGCTGCCCGAGGTGTTCTTCGAGGCCTCCGCGAAGTACTTCAAGACCGCCGAGCGCACGCCCTCGATCGACCGCATCGCAGAGGTCTACCGAGGCCACCGCATGGCGGCCGTGGTCTTCACCGTGGATGCGCGCACGCAGCTGCAGCACGCACCCAACTCCATCGATGATCTGGTCGCAGGCTGCCTGCGCAACAATGATGTGCTGCTGCCCTTCGGATCGGTGGACCCCTGGCTGGGCGCTGAGGCGATCACCGAGGCGCAGCGTCAGGCCGAAGAGCTCGGCGTGCGCGGGTTCAAGTTCCACCCCACCGTGCAGGGCTTCGACCCCTCGGACCCGCAGCACTACCCGCTGTGGGAGGCGCTGGAAGAGATCGGGCTTCCGCTGATCTTCCACACCGGGCAGAACGGAATGGGGGCAGGCACCCCGGGTGGAGGCGGGCTGAAGCTGAAGTACTCCAACCCGCTGCTGCTCGACGACGTCGCCGCGGACTTCCCGCAGCTGCCGATCATCATGGCGCACCCCTCGGTGCCCTGGCAGGACGAGGCGATCTCCATCGCGACCCATAAGTCCAATGTCTACATCGACCTCTCCGGCTGGTCGCCGAAGTACTTTCCACAGGCCCTGGTGCGCAGCGCGAACAACATCCTCTCGGCCAAGCTGCTCTTCGGCACCGACTACCCGCTGATCACCCCGGAGAAGTGGCTCACCGCCTTCGCCGACCTGCCGATCAAGGACGAGGTGCGCCCGCAGATCCTCAAGCACAACGCCGTGACGCTGCTGGGGCTCGACGCGCCGACCGGAGCCGACCATGCGTGA
- a CDS encoding ABC transporter substrate-binding protein: protein MKKNVASITGIAAISILALSACGSGSASGGDDAEAEGETSSEGGELTPITVGVLPIAPSVGIYYGIENGIFEEHGLDVELSTSNAGAAMLPAVNAQQLQFGIGNPNSVLNANDRGLDMRIVTGYSNSLPEGDDIAGVVSTVESGIEDWEDLEGNTVSVNALKTQGDLTIMESVEQAGGDPSAVEFSEMPFPDMPAQLEQGNTDAIWVPEPFLSSALADDANQLVGYSFQDAIPGMPTMVSFSSGEYVEENPEVAQAFSDAMTESLQMAEEDEEGTRALLPEFIDLPEEAAENLRMEELNAEIPTDEIEQAGALMVKFDFIEAEPDTSTLYFEGE from the coding sequence ATGAAGAAGAATGTCGCATCCATCACCGGCATCGCCGCGATCAGCATCCTCGCGCTGAGCGCCTGCGGGTCCGGCTCCGCGTCCGGCGGCGATGACGCCGAGGCAGAGGGCGAGACCAGCAGCGAAGGTGGCGAGCTGACCCCGATCACCGTGGGCGTGCTGCCGATCGCTCCCTCCGTGGGGATCTACTACGGCATCGAGAACGGCATCTTCGAGGAACATGGGCTCGACGTCGAGCTCTCCACCTCGAACGCCGGTGCCGCCATGCTGCCCGCGGTGAACGCCCAGCAGCTGCAGTTCGGCATCGGCAACCCCAACTCCGTGCTCAACGCCAATGACCGCGGCCTGGATATGCGGATCGTCACCGGGTACTCCAACTCGCTTCCCGAGGGTGATGACATCGCGGGGGTCGTCTCCACCGTGGAAAGCGGGATCGAGGACTGGGAGGACCTTGAGGGCAACACCGTCTCGGTGAACGCGCTGAAGACCCAGGGCGACCTGACCATCATGGAATCGGTGGAGCAGGCCGGCGGAGATCCCTCCGCGGTGGAGTTCTCCGAGATGCCCTTCCCCGACATGCCGGCCCAGCTCGAGCAGGGCAACACCGACGCCATCTGGGTCCCGGAGCCCTTCTTGAGCAGTGCACTCGCCGATGACGCGAATCAGCTGGTCGGCTACTCCTTCCAGGACGCCATCCCCGGAATGCCCACCATGGTGAGCTTCAGCTCCGGGGAGTACGTGGAGGAGAACCCCGAGGTCGCCCAGGCCTTCTCCGACGCCATGACCGAGTCGCTGCAGATGGCCGAAGAGGACGAAGAGGGCACCCGGGCGCTGCTGCCAGAGTTCATCGACCTGCCGGAAGAGGCTGCCGAGAACCTCCGCATGGAGGAGCTCAACGCCGAGATCCCGACCGATGAGATCGAGCAGGCAGGCGCGCTGATGGTGAAGTTCGACTTCATCGAAGCAGAGCCCGACACATCCACCCTGTACTTCGAAGGTGAATAA
- a CDS encoding ABC transporter substrate-binding protein — protein MKNFTSGAFALSAVLALTACGSGSPSGDADGEPADEGADSSNGELTEVEVGLIPIVDVAPIYLGQQEGIFEEHGLDLTLTLAQGGAAIIPAVSSGDLDFGFSNVTSLLIAADNGLPLQTVAAGPQTTGDSENDFGAVLVKPESGIESAQDLEGQRVAVNTLNNISDSMISQGVEDAGGDPANVDFVEVGFPDMLAQLEADNVDAIFAVDPFASMADDQGYDRIFAPYADVVEELGVGTYFASQQLVDDDPELIESFHTAVRESQAYAEENPEAVREVLLEYTSIDESMLEEITIPAFPEDVNLDSLNEVAEISERHGLIGEVPNTDDLVWEGAR, from the coding sequence ATGAAAAACTTCACCAGCGGGGCGTTCGCCCTGTCCGCCGTGCTCGCCCTGACCGCTTGCGGAAGCGGTTCGCCTTCAGGAGATGCCGACGGCGAACCAGCAGACGAGGGGGCAGACTCCTCCAATGGAGAGCTGACAGAGGTCGAGGTCGGGCTGATTCCCATTGTTGACGTTGCGCCGATCTACCTGGGTCAGCAGGAAGGCATCTTCGAAGAGCATGGCCTGGACCTGACGCTGACCCTGGCGCAGGGCGGCGCCGCCATCATCCCTGCTGTCTCCTCCGGGGACTTGGACTTTGGATTCTCCAACGTGACCTCCCTGCTCATCGCGGCCGACAACGGACTGCCGCTGCAGACCGTCGCCGCGGGACCGCAGACCACCGGTGATTCCGAGAACGACTTCGGCGCAGTCCTGGTCAAGCCAGAATCCGGCATCGAATCCGCACAAGACCTTGAGGGCCAGCGCGTGGCGGTGAACACGCTCAACAACATCTCCGACTCGATGATCTCCCAAGGCGTGGAGGACGCCGGAGGGGACCCCGCCAACGTCGACTTCGTAGAAGTCGGTTTCCCGGACATGCTCGCCCAGCTCGAAGCTGACAATGTCGACGCGATCTTCGCCGTCGACCCCTTCGCCAGCATGGCGGACGACCAGGGCTACGACCGCATCTTCGCTCCCTACGCCGACGTGGTGGAGGAACTGGGCGTCGGCACCTACTTCGCCTCCCAGCAACTGGTCGATGACGATCCCGAGCTGATCGAGAGCTTCCACACCGCGGTCCGAGAGTCCCAGGCCTACGCCGAAGAGAACCCTGAGGCCGTGCGCGAGGTTCTGTTGGAGTACACCTCCATCGACGAATCCATGCTGGAGGAGATCACCATCCCCGCCTTCCCGGAGGACGTCAATCTTGATTCCCTCAACGAGGTCGCGGAGATCTCCGAGCGGCACGGGCTCATCGGCGAGGTCCCGAACACCGACGACCTGGTCTGGGAGGGCGCCCGATGA
- a CDS encoding SDR family NAD(P)-dependent oxidoreductase, giving the protein MSLQDKVAIVTGSGAGLGLAYAQELAAQGAAVVVNDVDQAHADAAVAAIESAGGRAVAVVAPVGSTETAEQLVEAAVSSFGRLDILVTNAGILRDRSLLKMSDDDFDAVINVHLKGTFTCVRAAYKHFKTEGVAGRIVCIGSPTGQRGNFGQTNYAAAKAGIVGMVRTWALEMRRAGVSVNAVIPVAATAMTKTVPYFQKAVEADEQGEPMPDFFRKGLGFGTAQDAAGVVAFLSSDAVEGITGQVIGAGGDRLQIWSHPEPVVQEFHDGGWDYTTLQTQGREILQANLQSVGESMPELPAELQPTS; this is encoded by the coding sequence ATGTCGTTGCAGGACAAGGTAGCCATCGTGACCGGTTCCGGAGCGGGGCTCGGCCTGGCATATGCCCAGGAGCTCGCCGCGCAGGGGGCCGCCGTCGTCGTCAATGACGTGGACCAGGCCCATGCCGATGCCGCCGTGGCCGCCATCGAATCCGCCGGCGGGCGTGCCGTGGCCGTGGTGGCTCCGGTGGGCTCCACCGAGACCGCCGAGCAGCTGGTCGAAGCCGCGGTGAGCAGCTTCGGCAGGTTGGACATCCTGGTCACCAACGCCGGGATCCTGCGTGACAGGTCGCTGCTGAAGATGTCCGACGATGACTTCGACGCCGTGATCAATGTCCACCTCAAGGGCACCTTCACCTGTGTCCGGGCCGCGTATAAGCACTTCAAGACCGAGGGTGTGGCCGGGCGGATCGTCTGCATCGGCTCCCCCACGGGTCAGCGCGGGAACTTCGGACAGACCAACTACGCGGCGGCCAAGGCCGGCATCGTCGGAATGGTGCGCACCTGGGCCTTGGAGATGAGGCGTGCCGGCGTGAGCGTCAATGCCGTGATCCCGGTGGCGGCCACCGCGATGACCAAGACCGTGCCCTACTTCCAGAAGGCCGTGGAGGCCGACGAGCAGGGTGAGCCCATGCCCGACTTCTTCCGCAAGGGTCTGGGCTTCGGCACCGCGCAGGACGCGGCCGGCGTCGTCGCCTTCCTCTCCTCCGATGCGGTGGAGGGCATCACCGGACAGGTCATCGGCGCCGGCGGAGACCGGCTGCAGATCTGGAGCCACCCGGAACCGGTGGTCCAGGAATTCCATGACGGCGGCTGGGACTACACCACGCTGCAGACCCAGGGGCGGGAGATCCTCCAGGCGAACCTGCAGTCGGTGGGCGAATCCATGCCGGAGCTTCCCGCCGAGCTGCAGCCCACCAGCTAG
- a CDS encoding acyl-CoA dehydrogenase family protein: MREPVRGTVIPSDLYGFAERLSLAERTVITELRRVLAEEVHPHLNAAWDEARFPEEIIAPLRGQQLMDPPALRAAGEPIRDIFLGFRNFELTRCDINVATYYNAAASLFRTICTLGGSPEQARELDAKIVTHELTGVFALTEPDHGSDVAGGLATEATQDPETGEWIINGAKRWIGGAGAADVVATFARDTADSQVKCFLVPTSAPGLSMTTIPRKASLRIMQNADISYHEVRVPESARLQRINSFADVAGCLRRMRSDVAWMATGAMAGAYEAALDYVARREQFGRPIAGFQLIQEKLALMLGNLTASLGMVVQLSEQQAAGTYRDENSALAKMYTSLRLRETVALAREVCGGNGITLDTDVARFHADAEAIYSYEGTHEINALIVGRAVTGVGAFT, translated from the coding sequence ATGCGTGAACCAGTGCGCGGCACCGTCATCCCGTCCGACCTCTACGGCTTCGCCGAACGACTGAGCCTCGCCGAACGCACGGTGATCACCGAGCTGCGCCGCGTGCTCGCCGAGGAGGTCCACCCGCACCTGAACGCGGCATGGGACGAGGCGCGCTTCCCGGAAGAGATCATCGCTCCGCTGCGGGGGCAGCAGCTCATGGATCCGCCGGCGCTGCGAGCGGCGGGCGAACCCATCCGAGACATCTTCCTCGGGTTCCGCAACTTCGAGCTCACCCGCTGTGACATCAACGTCGCCACCTACTACAACGCCGCCGCAAGCCTCTTCCGCACGATCTGCACTCTGGGCGGCTCCCCCGAGCAGGCTCGTGAGCTCGACGCGAAGATCGTCACTCACGAGCTGACCGGCGTCTTCGCGCTCACCGAGCCCGACCACGGCTCCGATGTGGCCGGCGGCCTCGCCACCGAGGCCACCCAGGATCCTGAGACGGGAGAGTGGATCATCAACGGCGCCAAGCGCTGGATCGGAGGTGCCGGTGCCGCCGACGTCGTGGCAACCTTTGCGCGGGACACCGCCGATTCCCAGGTGAAGTGCTTCCTGGTGCCGACCTCCGCGCCGGGCCTGAGCATGACCACGATTCCACGCAAAGCCTCGCTGCGCATCATGCAGAACGCCGACATCAGCTACCACGAGGTGCGGGTCCCGGAGAGTGCCCGGCTGCAACGGATCAACAGCTTCGCCGACGTCGCCGGCTGTCTGCGGCGCATGCGTTCGGATGTGGCATGGATGGCCACCGGTGCGATGGCAGGTGCCTACGAGGCGGCACTGGACTATGTGGCGCGACGCGAGCAGTTCGGCCGGCCCATCGCTGGCTTCCAGCTGATCCAGGAGAAGCTCGCGCTCATGCTGGGCAACCTCACCGCCTCCCTGGGCATGGTCGTCCAGCTGAGCGAGCAGCAGGCAGCCGGGACCTACCGGGACGAGAACTCCGCGCTGGCAAAGATGTACACCTCGTTGCGTCTGCGCGAGACCGTGGCGCTGGCCCGAGAGGTCTGCGGGGGCAACGGGATCACCCTGGACACCGATGTGGCGCGATTCCACGCCGACGCGGAGGCCATCTACTCCTATGAGGGCACTCACGAGATCAACGCGCTCATCGTCGGACGGGCGGTGACCGGAGTGGGGGCTTTCACCTAG
- a CDS encoding MaoC family dehydratase — protein MTDTNAARTVVSFEDARSMAGTDLGQTAWREITQDMINTFADATDDHQWIHVDPERAKDGPFGAPIAHGFLTLSLIIPFWGELFDVTDVSTKLNYGLDKVRFTSPVQAGSRVRMHGTIREVEEVKGGGLHLVVDATFEVEGQERPAVVATFLARFYP, from the coding sequence ATGACTGACACCAATGCAGCCCGGACCGTCGTCTCTTTCGAAGACGCACGCTCGATGGCCGGCACCGACCTGGGACAGACCGCCTGGCGCGAGATCACCCAGGACATGATCAACACCTTCGCGGACGCCACCGACGATCACCAGTGGATCCATGTGGATCCCGAGCGCGCCAAGGATGGACCCTTCGGTGCACCGATCGCCCATGGCTTCCTCACGCTTTCCCTGATCATCCCCTTCTGGGGCGAACTCTTCGACGTCACCGATGTCAGCACGAAGCTCAACTACGGCCTGGACAAGGTGCGCTTCACCTCACCGGTGCAGGCCGGTTCGCGAGTTCGCATGCACGGCACCATCCGCGAGGTCGAAGAGGTCAAGGGGGGCGGCCTCCACCTGGTCGTCGACGCGACCTTCGAGGTCGAAGGCCAGGAACGACCCGCTGTCGTGGCGACCTTCCTGGCCCGCTTCTACCCGTGA
- a CDS encoding MarR family winged helix-turn-helix transcriptional regulator, whose amino-acid sequence MPPSTPAAPAPSAEKSATPETSEERFQQSPLAREVAFLTARARGRGNALANQLLADLDLKVRHFSVLAMACSGTKPSQRELGEFLDLDPSQVVALVDVLEGRGAIRREPDPRDRRSKILVATEAGRELYAQAAERTRQAEEQTLRALSPAERDQLRELLAKIVF is encoded by the coding sequence ATGCCCCCCTCGACCCCCGCGGCGCCCGCCCCGTCAGCCGAGAAGTCCGCGACACCCGAGACGAGCGAGGAGCGGTTCCAGCAGTCCCCGCTGGCGCGGGAGGTCGCGTTCCTCACCGCTCGCGCCCGAGGCCGCGGAAACGCCCTGGCGAACCAGCTGCTGGCCGATCTGGATCTGAAGGTGCGGCACTTCTCCGTGCTCGCCATGGCATGTTCCGGGACCAAGCCCTCCCAGCGCGAGCTCGGTGAATTCCTGGACCTTGATCCCAGCCAGGTGGTGGCACTGGTCGACGTGCTGGAAGGCCGCGGTGCGATCCGCCGGGAACCGGACCCGCGGGACCGGCGCTCCAAGATCCTGGTCGCCACCGAGGCCGGCCGCGAGCTCTACGCCCAGGCCGCCGAGCGGACCAGGCAGGCCGAGGAGCAGACCCTGCGGGCGCTGAGCCCGGCCGAGCGGGATCAGCTGCGCGAGCTGCTCGCCAAGATCGTCTTCTGA